A genomic window from Sphingobacterium spiritivorum includes:
- a CDS encoding ATP-binding protein encodes MMTDELKNKIITALEIYIRDNNLNQDDIVVHSGVNARYLIEMRRGNYSLKTKDKEVLIADKYFKRIADLISYQTEKQYWQTQATPQLKEILANLQEAKDHGIVTVLIGETGSGKTFSLELFKSKYRSEVFSIKVGSSDNLADIVDKMMTELRLTSERKTKSAKVRQIANYMKMLSENGFDPLFAFDESEYMKQPALCSFKELVDYLNKWCSLVLLGTSQLTENIDKLRKKNKAGIPQLYRRIKFRIRHLSPIDKRFRIFLKEMDKETAKWLQDNCDNYGELHDVMVAVLREADRTGKPMNLEFLKIVLGQQ; translated from the coding sequence ATGATGACAGACGAACTGAAAAATAAAATCATAACTGCTCTCGAAATCTATATCAGAGACAATAATCTCAACCAGGATGATATCGTTGTACATTCTGGTGTGAATGCACGCTATCTGATTGAAATGCGCAGAGGTAATTATAGCCTAAAAACCAAAGACAAGGAAGTTTTGATTGCTGACAAATATTTTAAAAGAATTGCAGATTTGATCAGTTATCAGACGGAGAAACAATATTGGCAAACCCAGGCAACTCCACAACTGAAAGAGATATTAGCTAATCTTCAGGAGGCTAAGGATCATGGAATTGTAACGGTATTGATTGGCGAAACAGGAAGCGGGAAAACGTTCTCACTTGAGCTTTTTAAGTCAAAATACAGGAGCGAAGTCTTTAGTATCAAAGTGGGTAGCTCTGATAATCTGGCAGATATCGTCGATAAGATGATGACCGAATTACGTCTTACATCAGAAAGAAAAACAAAGTCCGCCAAAGTCCGCCAGATCGCGAATTATATGAAGATGCTTTCGGAAAACGGCTTTGATCCGCTTTTTGCCTTTGATGAAAGTGAATATATGAAACAACCTGCCCTTTGTTCCTTTAAAGAGCTTGTAGATTACTTAAACAAATGGTGCTCACTCGTATTGCTTGGAACCTCCCAGCTGACCGAGAATATTGACAAGCTGAGAAAGAAGAACAAAGCAGGCATTCCACAGCTTTACAGACGCATAAAGTTCAGGATACGCCATCTTTCTCCTATAGATAAGAGATTCCGGATTTTCTTAAAAGAGATGGATAAAGAGACAGCAAAGTGGCTACAGGACAACTGTGACAACTATGGAGAGTTACATGACGTCATGGTCGCAGTATTGCGTGAAGCAGATAGAACGGGAAAACCAATGAACCTTGAATTTTTAAAAATAGTATTAGGGCAACAATAA
- a CDS encoding DNA repair protein RadA family protein → MAKRAYSVSDLLNKKYKLIPFEGEWHAAFAQPESNGVWFIWANSGNGKTTFVLKLCKELCKYERILYNSLEEGAAMTMRNAFLNAGLASVKRKLILVQETIQDLMERLDKLKSPNVVVLDSFQYTGLSFEKYRELVKRYPKKLFIIISQADGKQPSGRTAKRVMYDAALKVWVEGYRAFSKGRYIGPLGYYTVWDRGANEYHGN, encoded by the coding sequence ATGGCAAAAAGAGCATACAGTGTATCCGACCTCCTAAATAAAAAATACAAATTAATCCCCTTTGAAGGAGAGTGGCATGCCGCTTTTGCGCAGCCCGAATCTAATGGAGTCTGGTTTATCTGGGCCAACTCCGGAAATGGTAAAACCACCTTCGTTCTCAAACTATGTAAGGAACTTTGCAAGTATGAGAGAATTCTCTATAACTCTCTGGAAGAAGGAGCAGCAATGACCATGCGCAATGCCTTTCTAAATGCAGGCTTAGCATCTGTTAAAAGAAAATTGATCCTGGTACAAGAGACGATACAGGATTTAATGGAACGGTTAGATAAACTCAAAAGTCCTAATGTAGTCGTGTTAGATAGTTTTCAATATACAGGACTATCCTTTGAAAAGTACAGGGAATTAGTAAAGAGATACCCTAAAAAGCTGTTTATCATTATCAGTCAGGCAGATGGCAAGCAGCCAAGTGGTCGTACTGCAAAACGTGTAATGTACGATGCAGCACTCAAAGTCTGGGTTGAAGGATATCGTGCCTTTAGTAAAGGTCGTTACATCGGTCCATTGGGATACTACACCGTGTGGGATAGAGGAGCAAATGAATATCACGGAAATTAA
- a CDS encoding DUF3164 family protein has translation MLTIDITKLSPAQLLELSKAAEQLTAQKKREREQNIAAYKAMVDETVVALAPDLASFGTLQGLKVEKTFNAFQQALALKKELYDYKDSQASHTFTSRDGMASVTIGHNEIIGFDGTENAGVIKIREYMTTLADEDPKRKILVRFLETFMKPNKKGELNPARIVELIGLKEEANDNSFSDGVDIIVNAQFKTRTSTYVKGWFRRQDGEGKDMKLEFSISTK, from the coding sequence ATGCTTACAATTGACATCACAAAACTATCTCCTGCGCAGCTTCTCGAATTATCTAAAGCCGCAGAGCAACTGACTGCACAAAAGAAACGTGAACGCGAACAAAACATTGCTGCGTACAAAGCTATGGTCGATGAGACTGTAGTAGCTTTAGCTCCCGATCTGGCCAGCTTTGGGACCTTACAGGGGCTGAAAGTAGAAAAGACTTTTAATGCATTCCAGCAGGCATTGGCCCTTAAAAAAGAATTGTATGACTACAAAGATAGTCAGGCCTCTCATACATTCACAAGTCGTGACGGGATGGCGAGTGTGACTATCGGTCATAATGAGATTATAGGATTTGACGGAACAGAGAATGCCGGCGTCATAAAGATCCGGGAATACATGACCACATTAGCTGATGAAGATCCAAAACGCAAAATCTTAGTGAGATTCCTGGAAACATTTATGAAACCCAATAAAAAGGGAGAGTTGAATCCCGCCCGCATAGTAGAACTTATTGGCTTGAAAGAAGAAGCTAATGATAATAGTTTCTCAGACGGAGTGGATATCATCGTCAATGCTCAGTTCAAAACACGCACTTCTACTTATGTAAAAGGATGGTTCAGGAGACAGGATGGAGAAGGAAAAGATATGAAATTAGAGTTCTCCATATCCACGAAGTAG
- a CDS encoding YcbK family protein has translation MQLTKNFTLAEFACKDGTAVPPRFYSNVTRLAQNLQNLRDYIGTAVVITGSGYRTAIHNKKVKGALHSQHLTASAADINVKGYTPDQLAVIIEKLISKGVMAEGGIGIYKTFLHYDIRGVKVRW, from the coding sequence ATGCAGTTAACTAAAAATTTCACGCTTGCTGAATTTGCCTGTAAGGACGGTACTGCGGTACCTCCGCGATTCTACAGTAATGTAACCAGGCTCGCACAGAACCTTCAGAACCTGAGGGATTATATCGGTACAGCTGTTGTCATTACCGGCAGCGGATATCGTACCGCTATTCATAATAAAAAAGTAAAAGGAGCCTTACATTCTCAGCATCTTACAGCTTCTGCTGCAGATATCAATGTCAAAGGATACACACCCGATCAATTGGCTGTAATTATTGAAAAGCTGATTTCAAAAGGTGTAATGGCAGAGGGAGGAATCGGTATATATAAAACCTTTCTTCACTATGATATCCGTGGTGTGAAGGTTAGATGGTAA
- a CDS encoding DUF2586 family protein → MAQMNGINIERLQGGLQRMAEGTDNHLGYIVNGIPAGAVATAVNNGGKGVVLTSTFDAEELGINENFDTSNNVAVYDQISEFFRLAPEATLYLFNSSLAADLTTFINHNPEIKGYAIAQTHNSQTPNQLSNLVNAQQLIVNTLAEENRFIDFVLLGVDDLNDFSLDLYSLQCPQVSVIVACEKEDGRVSLGSALGMIAVRKISENLGSVDIELKPRTKRGSSDYPLTDETSNRWMDAYLTDEKTIASLDKAQLNAIVNKGYIIAVGYQGYAGFFFNNSGTAIDRNSDYAYIENNRVWNKAVRIIRATLLPRIKSKVKKDPATGFIASTTAAYWQTLLEKALDRMIADDDISGREVIINPKQVVNDSSPVKVQARIVADGVVHEFTVAVGLTNSI, encoded by the coding sequence ATGGCACAAATGAACGGAATTAATATTGAGAGGCTGCAAGGCGGTCTCCAACGTATGGCAGAGGGTACAGATAACCATCTAGGTTATATTGTAAACGGTATTCCAGCCGGAGCGGTGGCTACAGCTGTAAATAATGGTGGCAAAGGAGTGGTATTGACCTCTACATTTGATGCAGAGGAACTCGGGATCAACGAAAATTTTGATACCAGTAATAATGTAGCAGTATACGATCAGATCTCAGAGTTTTTCAGACTTGCACCAGAGGCGACCCTATACCTGTTTAACAGTTCATTGGCAGCAGATCTGACTACTTTTATTAATCATAACCCCGAAATAAAGGGATATGCTATTGCTCAGACTCATAATAGTCAGACTCCAAATCAACTGAGCAATCTTGTCAATGCTCAGCAATTGATCGTAAACACATTGGCTGAAGAAAATCGATTCATTGATTTTGTACTCCTGGGTGTGGATGATCTAAATGATTTTTCACTGGATCTATACAGCCTCCAATGTCCACAGGTATCTGTAATCGTGGCTTGTGAGAAAGAAGATGGAAGGGTATCTCTGGGATCAGCATTAGGTATGATCGCTGTACGTAAGATTTCAGAAAATTTGGGATCTGTAGATATTGAGCTAAAACCTCGTACCAAACGCGGATCCTCAGATTATCCGCTAACGGATGAAACCTCAAACAGATGGATGGATGCCTATCTGACAGATGAAAAAACAATCGCCTCTCTGGATAAAGCCCAGTTAAATGCAATTGTAAACAAAGGATATATTATTGCCGTCGGTTATCAGGGATATGCAGGTTTCTTTTTTAACAATTCAGGTACAGCCATTGACCGCAATTCAGACTATGCGTATATCGAAAATAACCGTGTATGGAACAAAGCTGTACGCATTATTCGTGCAACGCTATTGCCTCGTATCAAATCAAAAGTCAAAAAAGATCCTGCAACAGGATTTATTGCAAGTACAACAGCAGCTTACTGGCAGACTTTATTAGAGAAAGCGCTGGATAGAATGATTGCAGATGACGATATCAGCGGACGTGAAGTAATTATTAATCCTAAACAGGTTGTCAATGACTCCTCTCCTGTAAAAGTTCAGGCACGCATTGTTGCTGACGGAGTAGTGCATGAGTTCACTGTAGCGGTAGGTTTAACAAATAGTATTTAA